A single Desulfonispora thiosulfatigenes DSM 11270 DNA region contains:
- a CDS encoding tyrosine-type recombinase/integrase codes for MLFMQAVKLFGRYQANIERSPVTIRAYYEDLTLLNRYLQEKYNCLIYLEDITQEDIENYLYYLKEIKHYQPISRKRVLGSMRSFFSYAYKSQWCSQNVTARLEPIKCQQKERHYLSEEEVNLFVAAIKHDLVRLVAQTLYYTGMRISECLNLKVEDVNLEDNLIHIRHGKGNKDRFVPINSKLKKLLVDYNENWKVVSEYFFATRISGTLSPTRVAKVFRETTGALGWKKKVTAHILRHSFASKLVKNDVHLVKISKLLGHSSLKTTSIYVHSHMDDLKDAVNTL; via the coding sequence ATGTTATTTATGCAAGCAGTCAAATTATTTGGAAGGTATCAAGCGAACATAGAAAGAAGTCCAGTCACTATTAGAGCTTATTATGAAGATCTAACCCTTCTGAACCGCTATCTACAAGAAAAATACAACTGCCTAATATATTTAGAAGATATTACACAAGAAGATATTGAAAACTATCTTTATTATTTGAAGGAAATCAAACATTATCAACCTATCAGTAGAAAAAGGGTACTAGGAAGTATGCGTTCCTTTTTCAGCTACGCCTACAAAAGCCAGTGGTGCAGCCAAAATGTGACCGCAAGATTAGAACCTATCAAGTGCCAGCAAAAAGAGCGACACTATCTATCGGAAGAAGAAGTCAACCTGTTTGTGGCAGCTATCAAGCACGACTTGGTACGATTAGTAGCCCAAACCCTCTATTATACAGGGATGCGTATTTCTGAATGTCTAAATCTTAAGGTCGAAGATGTGAACTTAGAGGATAATCTCATCCATATTAGGCATGGCAAGGGAAACAAAGATAGGTTTGTACCGATCAACTCCAAATTGAAAAAACTATTGGTGGACTACAATGAGAACTGGAAAGTAGTCTCTGAATATTTCTTTGCTACAAGAATATCAGGTACCCTTTCACCTACAAGAGTAGCAAAAGTATTTAGAGAAACAACAGGTGCTCTAGGTTGGAAAAAGAAAGTCACCGCTCATATTCTCCGCCATTCCTTTGCCTCTAAGCTAGTCAAAAACGATGTTCACCTAGTCAAAATCTCAAAATTATTAGGACATAGTAGCCTCAAAACCACCAGTATCTATGTTCATAGCCATATGGACGATTTGAAAGATGCTGTCAATACATTGTAG
- a CDS encoding bifunctional DNA primase/polymerase: MNQQQDKRAHYLRTYANKFHLAVVPCKEKVPKISSWQKRGVPTKEELDEWGTKYPNSNVGLVLGQASGLVGIDADGQKGIARLKEVSNGDLPDTWSFKTPGGGIRLLYRIPKGLVPKKYVESLEGEHNELALLGEGQQTIMPPSIHPNGKEYFWMKGKGPSSIEVAEAPQWMIDLMTGKKPKEQKKASQKAAKKPKEAVGVLERLAGKCPLFQESWKEQQAQGISEEDWHNWMRLLVNAGQHEAAKLFSKSSDKHDERSDARSLSLIAETDENGTGPMVRCSTFGCGEETIEGCHSTLNLNDEEITNSPGSFIRNMMDGPTLPTDPVYQPYIQALDSVDDYTIDHHGNLCSFDKKGNPFTVANFVARPTMEVIRDDGVTEDRTFRIEGVLKDAKPLPAIDVSASEFPIMSWVLKNWGIEASIRAGQNRKDLCRDAVQNMAKEVVQHRIFTHLGWCQLDDGSWVYLHSEGCIGAENITVEVEKELARYALPSEIRDAKKAAETSFSLLKIAPLDITIPLLALVYLSPLVEVLRKAGIEPNFILWLHGLTGSRKTSLSLAFLAHFGAEFISKNPPASFKDTANALEKRSFVTKDTLLLIDDYHPEASRYEAQKMAQTAQRILRMFGDRIGRGRLKSTTEFQKTYAPRGMGLVTGEDLPQGQSSVARFIGAEIKSGDVDLKMLTKIQNDGLLLSEAMVGYIKWLMPKMDDLPEILLEQFQEKREQFQKNAAHGRLGEAAAWLYLAYDLMLGYMESLDVTSSDEVKEMLGEAEDVLVSLVQKQGGQVNQERPEQIFTRILGELLSMSKVRIDPIKKSTSHYEFDSIAGEHIGWSDETFYYLLPDATYNAVVKFLASRGEAFPVKDRTLWKNLEHANMIQVEKDSEGNVHRCIKKNIPKRRANPKEKPLRPRVLHVYRNVLDSDDEGRVAQ, translated from the coding sequence ATGAATCAACAACAAGACAAACGTGCCCATTACCTACGAACCTATGCTAACAAGTTCCATCTGGCAGTGGTTCCTTGCAAGGAAAAGGTACCTAAGATTTCCAGCTGGCAAAAACGAGGGGTCCCGACAAAAGAAGAGCTTGATGAATGGGGTACGAAGTATCCTAATTCCAATGTTGGGTTAGTGCTTGGACAAGCTTCAGGTTTAGTTGGAATTGATGCAGATGGTCAAAAAGGGATTGCTCGGTTGAAAGAAGTCAGTAATGGAGATCTTCCTGACACATGGTCATTTAAAACCCCAGGTGGTGGTATTCGTCTTTTGTACCGCATTCCGAAGGGGCTGGTTCCAAAAAAGTATGTGGAGTCTTTAGAAGGGGAGCACAATGAGCTTGCACTTCTTGGAGAGGGACAACAGACAATCATGCCACCATCCATTCATCCAAATGGAAAGGAATATTTTTGGATGAAAGGCAAGGGACCTTCTAGTATCGAAGTAGCAGAGGCTCCTCAATGGATGATTGACTTGATGACGGGGAAAAAGCCAAAGGAACAAAAGAAAGCTAGTCAAAAAGCAGCAAAGAAGCCAAAAGAAGCTGTAGGTGTTTTAGAGAGACTAGCTGGTAAATGTCCGCTTTTTCAAGAAAGCTGGAAAGAACAACAAGCTCAAGGCATCAGTGAGGAAGATTGGCACAATTGGATGAGACTTCTAGTTAATGCAGGGCAGCATGAGGCAGCTAAACTATTTTCAAAGTCGTCAGACAAGCATGACGAACGTAGTGATGCAAGAAGTCTATCTTTGATTGCAGAGACAGATGAGAATGGAACGGGGCCAATGGTCCGTTGTTCGACTTTCGGTTGTGGGGAAGAAACTATCGAAGGTTGCCATTCCACACTAAATCTGAATGATGAAGAGATAACTAATTCTCCAGGTTCGTTCATTCGAAACATGATGGATGGTCCTACGCTACCAACAGATCCTGTCTATCAACCATACATCCAGGCATTAGATTCAGTTGATGATTACACCATAGATCACCATGGTAATCTATGTTCATTTGACAAAAAAGGGAATCCATTCACAGTCGCAAACTTTGTGGCAAGGCCAACGATGGAAGTGATACGGGATGATGGTGTGACCGAAGATCGGACATTTAGAATCGAAGGTGTGCTTAAAGATGCAAAGCCATTACCTGCCATTGATGTCTCTGCATCCGAATTCCCAATAATGAGCTGGGTGTTGAAAAACTGGGGCATTGAGGCTTCCATCCGAGCAGGACAAAATCGTAAAGACCTATGTAGAGATGCTGTACAAAACATGGCAAAGGAAGTTGTACAACATCGGATTTTTACCCATCTGGGTTGGTGTCAATTAGATGATGGCAGTTGGGTGTACCTGCATTCGGAAGGATGTATCGGTGCTGAGAACATCACAGTTGAAGTAGAGAAGGAACTAGCCCGCTATGCTTTACCATCAGAAATCAGAGATGCAAAGAAGGCTGCGGAAACAAGTTTTTCTTTGCTAAAGATAGCCCCGTTGGATATTACTATACCTTTACTGGCATTGGTATATTTATCACCGCTTGTTGAGGTGCTTAGAAAAGCAGGCATTGAGCCAAACTTTATTCTTTGGTTGCATGGGCTAACAGGTTCGAGAAAAACTTCCCTGAGTCTAGCATTCCTTGCACACTTTGGAGCAGAATTTATCAGCAAAAATCCACCTGCTAGTTTCAAAGATACTGCAAATGCTTTGGAAAAACGATCTTTTGTGACCAAGGATACATTGCTACTAATTGACGATTATCACCCAGAAGCAAGCCGTTATGAAGCTCAGAAAATGGCACAAACAGCACAAAGAATCTTGCGAATGTTTGGGGATCGAATCGGAAGAGGACGTCTGAAATCAACCACAGAGTTTCAAAAAACGTATGCTCCTAGGGGAATGGGGTTGGTTACTGGTGAGGATTTGCCGCAAGGTCAATCATCGGTCGCACGTTTTATAGGTGCAGAAATTAAGTCTGGAGATGTGGATTTAAAGATGTTAACAAAGATTCAGAATGATGGTCTATTGCTTTCGGAAGCAATGGTGGGTTACATCAAATGGCTAATGCCAAAAATGGACGATCTTCCAGAAATCCTGTTGGAGCAATTCCAAGAGAAGCGTGAACAGTTCCAAAAGAACGCAGCACATGGACGTCTTGGTGAGGCAGCAGCATGGCTCTACCTTGCCTATGATTTGATGCTGGGCTACATGGAATCACTTGATGTGACATCATCAGATGAGGTAAAAGAAATGTTGGGAGAAGCAGAAGATGTTCTTGTGTCACTAGTACAGAAACAAGGAGGTCAAGTGAACCAAGAAAGACCAGAACAAATTTTCACTAGAATCCTTGGTGAATTGCTCTCTATGTCCAAAGTGCGAATCGATCCGATTAAGAAGTCCACTAGCCACTATGAATTTGATTCTATTGCTGGAGAGCATATTGGTTGGTCGGATGAGACCTTCTACTACTTACTCCCAGATGCAACTTATAATGCGGTGGTAAAATTTTTAGCAAGTCGTGGAGAAGCATTTCCAGTCAAAGATCGTACACTTTGGAAGAACCTTGAACACGCCAACATGATTCAAGTTGAAAAGGATTCAGAAGGAAATGTTCACCGCTGTATTAAGAAAAACATTCCTAAGCGAAGAGCAAATCCAAAGGAAAAACCATTAAGACCAAGGGTCCTACATGTGTACCGAAATGTGCTTGATAGTGATGATGAAGGCAGAGTAGCTCAATAG
- a CDS encoding DUF6431 domain-containing protein — MQKIYDFKISPFIYEKLGVENKFPVLNTCPACKANVILKRHGFYYRNIYLLKRNLRIPICRYYCPSCQKTTSLLPIFLIPYYQLPLKLIFTAIKEKILHGKNIFSLVRQHLSFLKKRFFKNLNIMEAFFRDLKFKDFIPKDINKKAMKIVKMIWVSPEETFSRKFFHHFSRSFMTP; from the coding sequence ATGCAAAAAATATATGATTTTAAAATTAGTCCATTTATTTATGAAAAATTAGGTGTAGAAAATAAATTTCCAGTTTTAAATACATGCCCTGCATGTAAAGCCAACGTAATTTTAAAAAGACATGGTTTCTACTATAGAAATATTTATCTACTTAAGAGAAATCTTAGAATTCCTATCTGTAGATATTACTGTCCTTCCTGCCAAAAGACCACTTCTTTGCTTCCGATATTTCTTATACCTTATTATCAATTACCATTAAAGCTTATTTTTACGGCGATAAAAGAAAAAATACTGCATGGAAAAAATATATTTTCATTAGTCCGTCAACATTTAAGCTTTCTTAAAAAAAGATTCTTTAAAAATCTTAATATCATGGAAGCATTTTTTAGAGATTTAAAGTTTAAAGATTTCATCCCTAAGGATATCAATAAAAAGGCCATGAAGATCGTCAAAATGATTTGGGTATCCCCAGAAGAAACCTTTAGCAGAAAGTTTTTTCATCATTTTTCACGATCATTCATGACACCATAA
- a CDS encoding DDE-type integrase/transposase/recombinase, with protein sequence MDESTRESIALFRYGLIAPILNGQVKSQKEYLAQIATIKHDVPHYGLKEFSPKTIEFWVRYYRRYGFDGLKPKGRSDKGSSRKIPAELSEKIILKRKESLGLSVTLFYESLVKEGLFYPHNISYTTVYRFLKKENLVEHTESITNERKRFSYDKVNQLWQGDTLYGPYIKVGGKKVGTYLLAFIDDASRLVPFGQFFLAENINSLKTVFKESILRRGIPKLVYVDNGKIFQSGDFSLACASLGITLIHTKPYDPAAKGKIERFFGTVRTRFLPTLDKEANFSLEDLNISFWKWLEEDYHRRNHTGINMPPLDFFISQFSEVKMCANPKILDEVFLKRVVRKVKHDATISLNSILYEVPFKYIGEKLDIRYSEDNLDEIFIYLDGKRIDSGKKVSFSDNTKIKRAKNIKDPSPLAFKEINKGREN encoded by the coding sequence ATGGATGAAAGTACCAGGGAAAGTATTGCACTTTTTCGCTATGGCTTAATTGCGCCCATTTTAAATGGACAGGTTAAAAGTCAAAAAGAATATTTGGCCCAAATAGCTACTATAAAACATGATGTTCCTCATTATGGACTTAAAGAGTTTTCACCAAAGACAATAGAATTCTGGGTAAGGTATTACCGAAGGTATGGTTTTGACGGGTTAAAACCTAAAGGCAGAAGCGATAAAGGTTCTTCAAGAAAAATTCCTGCAGAACTTAGCGAGAAAATTATTCTTAAAAGGAAAGAATCCTTGGGACTAAGTGTTACTCTTTTTTATGAAAGTTTAGTTAAAGAAGGATTGTTTTATCCTCATAATATTTCTTATACTACTGTTTATCGTTTTCTAAAAAAAGAAAATCTAGTAGAACATACAGAAAGTATTACTAATGAGCGAAAAAGATTTAGTTATGATAAGGTAAATCAATTGTGGCAAGGGGATACCCTTTATGGTCCATATATTAAAGTGGGAGGAAAAAAAGTAGGCACATATCTTTTAGCTTTCATTGACGATGCCTCAAGACTCGTTCCTTTTGGTCAATTCTTTTTAGCTGAAAATATAAATTCTCTAAAAACAGTTTTTAAAGAATCTATTTTAAGAAGAGGAATACCAAAGCTTGTTTATGTAGATAATGGGAAGATTTTTCAAAGTGGAGATTTTTCTTTAGCCTGTGCTTCCCTTGGAATTACACTTATTCATACTAAGCCTTATGACCCAGCAGCTAAAGGTAAGATAGAACGTTTCTTTGGAACAGTCAGAACTAGATTTTTACCTACTTTAGATAAAGAAGCTAATTTTTCTTTAGAAGATTTAAATATTTCTTTTTGGAAATGGCTTGAGGAGGATTACCATAGAAGAAACCATACAGGAATTAACATGCCTCCTCTTGATTTCTTTATTTCTCAATTTAGTGAAGTTAAAATGTGTGCTAATCCTAAAATTTTAGATGAAGTATTTTTAAAAAGAGTAGTACGTAAAGTCAAACATGATGCTACTATTTCTTTAAATTCTATTTTATATGAGGTGCCTTTTAAATATATTGGAGAAAAGTTAGATATCAGATATTCTGAAGATAATTTAGATGAAATATTTATTTATCTTGATGGAAAAAGAATAGACTCTGGTAAAAAGGTCTCTTTTAGTGATAATACCAAGATTAAAAGAGCTAAAAATATTAAAGATCCTTCTCCTTTAGCCTTTAAAGAAATTAATAAAGGGAGGGAGAATTAA
- a CDS encoding ExeA family protein yields MFTSFYSLAKRPFSKEIETKNLFPSESFTELSARLNYLKDSRGIGVVVGEPGAGKTSTLRSFVNYLNPSLFKVIYFPLSTGTVMDFYRGLAYGLGEMPGFRKVDLFRRIQKGVTTLHNEKKITPVFILDEMQLSSNKFLNDLSILFNFSMDSDNPFVLILAGLPYLMDRLALAHNQSLNQRIIMRFKVNPLSKEEVNAYINHHLNLAGANYEIFSPMALEAIASRTHGWPRLINNLATNCLLYGCQKRLNTIDEEVVMKVSNETGL; encoded by the coding sequence ATGTTTACTTCTTTTTATTCTTTAGCTAAGAGACCTTTTTCTAAAGAAATTGAAACTAAAAATTTATTCCCTTCTGAAAGTTTTACTGAATTATCAGCAAGACTTAATTATTTAAAAGATTCAAGGGGTATTGGCGTAGTTGTAGGTGAGCCAGGAGCAGGTAAGACTTCTACTTTAAGGAGTTTTGTCAATTATTTAAATCCATCTTTATTTAAGGTTATTTATTTTCCTCTTTCTACAGGAACAGTGATGGACTTTTACCGTGGACTTGCTTATGGATTAGGGGAAATGCCTGGTTTTAGGAAGGTGGATTTATTTAGACGGATTCAAAAGGGTGTAACCACTTTGCATAATGAAAAGAAAATCACACCTGTTTTTATTTTAGATGAGATGCAGCTTTCTAGTAACAAATTTTTAAATGATCTTAGTATTCTTTTTAACTTTTCTATGGACTCAGATAATCCTTTTGTGCTTATTTTAGCTGGTCTACCATATCTTATGGATAGGCTAGCTTTGGCTCATAACCAATCTCTTAACCAACGTATTATTATGAGATTTAAGGTTAATCCTCTATCAAAAGAGGAAGTTAATGCTTATATTAATCACCATCTAAATTTAGCTGGTGCTAATTATGAAATATTTTCTCCTATGGCCTTAGAAGCCATAGCTAGCCGGACTCATGGCTGGCCTAGGCTTATTAACAATTTAGCTACTAATTGTCTCCTTTATGGCTGTCAAAAAAGACTAAATACCATTGATGAGGAGGTTGTGATGAAGGTTTCTAATGAAACAGGATTATAA
- a CDS encoding tyrosine-type recombinase/integrase: MIAVAHMSSHEILQAFQEYLIVDGKGGKTVVSYTGDIARFLTWLETKQIEFTGELTRFFIISYKEYLVGKNYSVNTINKKINSLHSFNQFLIAQNLCKELLVYPSKDKIKVASGSEQEVEVFTDEEVERLLFYLENRNNVSQRDRAAIVLLLYTGLRVSELVNLKTKDIDFLTMYLKVVGKGGKYREVPLKTEVIEAIKDYLEGERKNHKLVDSQYLLLTQRAEKMDKDTINKLLKKHGKQLHLEMYPHKFRHTFCTRLIKKGVEITTVAKLAGHANIQTTSDYYINTSREEKQHAVNLL; the protein is encoded by the coding sequence GTGATAGCAGTGGCACATATGAGCAGCCACGAAATCCTGCAAGCCTTTCAGGAATACCTAATAGTAGATGGCAAAGGCGGAAAAACAGTAGTAAGCTATACAGGTGATATTGCTAGATTTTTGACTTGGCTAGAAACAAAGCAAATAGAGTTCACAGGTGAGCTCACAAGATTTTTCATCATCAGCTACAAAGAATACCTAGTAGGAAAAAACTATAGCGTGAACACCATCAACAAAAAGATCAACAGCTTACACAGTTTCAACCAGTTTCTAATAGCTCAAAACTTGTGTAAGGAATTGCTAGTCTACCCAAGCAAAGACAAAATTAAAGTAGCCAGTGGCAGCGAACAAGAAGTAGAAGTTTTCACAGATGAAGAAGTAGAACGCCTGCTATTCTACCTAGAAAATAGAAATAATGTTAGCCAAAGAGATAGAGCAGCTATTGTACTTCTACTCTATACAGGACTAAGGGTAAGTGAGCTTGTAAATCTAAAAACTAAAGATATAGATTTTCTAACAATGTACCTAAAAGTAGTTGGTAAGGGTGGAAAATATCGAGAAGTACCTCTAAAAACAGAAGTAATAGAAGCTATCAAAGACTACTTAGAAGGTGAAAGGAAAAATCATAAGCTAGTAGATAGCCAGTACCTGCTCCTGACCCAAAGGGCAGAGAAAATGGACAAGGACACCATCAATAAACTTCTAAAAAAGCATGGCAAGCAGCTACATCTAGAGATGTACCCCCATAAGTTTCGACATACCTTTTGCACAAGACTAATAAAAAAGGGAGTAGAAATAACCACCGTAGCTAAGTTAGCAGGGCACGCTAATATCCAGACCACCAGTGACTACTATATCAATACCAGCAGAGAAGAAAAACAGCATGCGGTCAATCTGCTCTAG
- a CDS encoding flagellin yields MRINHNIAALNTYRQMSGATNAQSKSMEKLSSGLRINRAGDDAAGLAISEKMRGQIRGLDQAAKNSQDGISMIQTAEGALNETHSILQRMRELATQASNDTNVDVDRNEIQKEMNQLTSEINRIGNTTEFNTQALLKGDGGKTLDGIGVAVASLGNLTGGEDIKTVEATSTTVVGTAADATSTLKVTLNGQAIDISFAAADTSSKPSHEGYNVTQNSASVNIDGSQTVDETAAGARDALQKVIDSNDVLKGNYVVSGTGANVTVSAVKGGKFEGSAGDIALAVASGTANISTLGTIGPANKGTTTAAVQATKTLTMPADADVAKGLEGKGITIGDVTLEFYDANKGAYKGDAQGININGVTTKEGLTNAIVAQAKIDGVTLSNATNDLKVTANQGGKAGNNITTADGGVQENFKSNFQVGANQGQSMTIEIKDMRAKALGLTGKSGDDGFTSGNSVTNGTNNTVVEAALDVSSHETASASITKINDAIEKVSAQRSELGSYQNRLEHTIKNLSTSSENLTAAESRVRDVDMAKEIMESTKNGILAQAAQAMMAQANSMPQGVLQLLR; encoded by the coding sequence ATGAGAATTAATCACAATATCGCCGCACTTAACACTTATCGTCAGATGAGCGGTGCAACTAATGCTCAAAGCAAATCAATGGAAAAATTATCTTCAGGTCTAAGAATTAACCGTGCAGGAGATGACGCAGCAGGTCTTGCAATTTCTGAAAAAATGCGTGGGCAGATTCGCGGTTTAGACCAAGCAGCAAAAAACTCTCAAGATGGTATTTCTATGATTCAAACAGCTGAGGGTGCTCTAAATGAAACCCATAGTATTCTTCAACGTATGCGTGAACTAGCTACTCAAGCATCGAATGACACAAATGTGGATGTTGATCGAAATGAGATCCAAAAAGAAATGAACCAATTGACTTCTGAAATAAACAGAATAGGTAATACTACAGAGTTTAATACTCAAGCACTTTTAAAGGGTGATGGTGGAAAAACATTAGATGGTATTGGTGTTGCTGTAGCAAGTTTAGGTAATCTTACTGGTGGGGAAGATATAAAAACTGTGGAAGCAACAAGTACAACTGTAGTAGGTACAGCTGCTGATGCTACATCTACACTTAAAGTTACCCTTAACGGTCAAGCGATAGATATTAGCTTTGCAGCTGCGGATACTTCTAGTAAACCATCTCATGAAGGATATAATGTTACACAAAACAGCGCTTCAGTAAATATTGATGGAAGTCAAACTGTAGATGAAACTGCAGCAGGTGCTAGAGATGCACTACAAAAGGTTATAGATAGTAATGATGTATTAAAAGGTAACTATGTAGTGTCAGGGACAGGCGCTAATGTTACAGTATCAGCTGTTAAAGGCGGAAAATTTGAAGGTTCTGCAGGTGATATAGCTCTTGCAGTTGCTAGTGGTACCGCGAATATAAGTACATTAGGAACTATAGGACCTGCTAACAAAGGAACTACAACTGCTGCAGTTCAAGCGACTAAGACATTAACCATGCCTGCAGATGCAGATGTTGCTAAGGGATTAGAAGGAAAAGGGATTACAATAGGAGATGTAACTCTTGAATTCTATGATGCAAATAAAGGAGCTTATAAAGGTGACGCACAAGGTATTAACATCAATGGAGTTACTACAAAGGAAGGCTTAACAAATGCTATAGTTGCTCAGGCTAAAATTGATGGTGTTACATTATCAAATGCTACTAACGACTTAAAGGTAACGGCTAATCAAGGTGGAAAAGCAGGTAATAATATTACAACTGCAGATGGTGGGGTTCAAGAAAACTTTAAATCTAACTTCCAAGTTGGTGCTAACCAAGGTCAAAGTATGACTATAGAAATAAAAGATATGAGAGCAAAAGCATTAGGATTAACAGGAAAGTCTGGAGATGATGGTTTTACATCTGGAAATTCTGTAACTAATGGAACAAATAATACTGTAGTAGAAGCAGCATTAGATGTATCATCTCATGAAACAGCATCTGCATCTATTACTAAAATAAATGATGCTATAGAAAAAGTATCAGCTCAAAGATCTGAATTAGGTTCATACCAAAACAGACTAGAGCATACAATTAAGAACTTAAGTACTTCTTCAGAAAACTTAACAGCAGCTGAATCACGTGTACGTGACGTAGACATGGCTAAAGAAATCATGGAAAGTACTAAAAATGGTATCTTAGCTCAAGCAGCTCAAGCAATGATGGCTCAAGCAAATAGCATGCCTCAAGGAGTATTACAACTCTTAAGGTAG
- the fliS gene encoding flagellar export chaperone FliS, producing MNTALNAYRKNQVQTNSPEKLVLMLYEGAIKFISKGMTAIEEKNISEANTNLVKAQNIMSELMAGINFKAGEIATNLHSLYEYMHHQLMQANLKKDKEIAGEILIMVKDLRDSWAQMLKEHKPQTSTQRSAL from the coding sequence ATGAATACAGCCTTAAATGCCTATCGTAAAAACCAAGTGCAAACAAATTCGCCCGAAAAATTAGTCCTGATGCTCTATGAAGGAGCAATTAAATTTATCTCTAAAGGCATGACCGCAATCGAAGAAAAAAACATTAGTGAAGCTAATACCAATTTAGTCAAAGCCCAAAATATTATGAGTGAACTCATGGCTGGGATAAACTTTAAAGCCGGCGAAATTGCCACTAATTTGCATTCTCTCTATGAATATATGCACCATCAATTAATGCAGGCAAATTTAAAAAAAGATAAAGAAATTGCAGGGGAAATTTTAATTATGGTCAAGGACTTACGTGATTCCTGGGCCCAGATGTTAAAAGAACATAAACCCCAAACCAGCACCCAAAGATCAGCGCTTTAA
- a CDS encoding flagellar export chaperone FlgN, whose translation MNNYLDNLKEKKNLMLEFLSLTEKQHEIITEQDYDQLFTVLNEKQSIMERVNILDLEFQKYTLPKDDITKQLFQEIKALVEKAMHIDDKNIEHLQTNRDEIAAKIKQAHKNKQTHFEYQGKNKSIEGILVDKKK comes from the coding sequence ATGAATAATTATTTAGATAACCTAAAAGAAAAAAAGAACCTAATGCTGGAATTTTTAAGTCTAACCGAAAAACAACACGAAATTATTACCGAACAAGATTATGATCAGCTTTTTACCGTGCTAAATGAAAAACAAAGTATCATGGAAAGAGTAAATATTCTCGATTTAGAATTTCAAAAATATACATTACCTAAAGATGATATAACTAAACAACTCTTTCAGGAAATTAAAGCCCTAGTGGAAAAAGCGATGCACATAGATGATAAAAACATCGAGCATTTACAAACAAATCGCGATGAAATTGCTGCCAAGATAAAACAAGCTCATAAAAATAAGCAAACCCATTTTGAATATCAGGGTAAAAATAAAAGTATCGAAGGAATCTTAGTAGATAAGAAAAAATAG